In Nostocoides sp. HKS02, the DNA window CTCGGGCGCCAGGGTCGCCGTGATGCCGAGCCGCCCCAGCGCCGCGACGAACGCATGCGCGACGGCGGCCTCGGGATCCCGGGGAGCAGGCTTGCCGGGCACGGCCCGCTGACCCGCCAACCCGAGCATGGACACGCCCCCGGTGTAGCCGGCATACACGTCGGCCTGGGGCCAGCCGGGCGCCCACCGGGGTCCGGCGGCATAGGTGGTGTCGAGGCGGAGCGTGACCGAGCTGGTGCCCGCCGCCTGCAGGGCGGTCGCGACCTGGCTCGCCAGGTCGGCGAGGCCGGCATGCCCCTCGACTGCCGCCGGGTTGCCCGCGCCCGGGGCCAGCATCGTGTCGCCGCCCGCAACCAGCACGATCTCCCTGGGCGTCGCTCCCTGGACCACGGTCGTCGGCAGGGTGGCGTGGGGGTCGAGCGTCGTCACCACGGCCAGGGCGGTGAGCAGCTTCGCGGTCGAGGCAGCCACCCGGGGCCGGTCGGCGTCGACGCTGAGCAGCTCCTGGCCGGTGAAGGCGTCGCGGACGACGAACCCGGGGTGCGGGCCGAGGGCCGGGTCGGTCAGGGCGCCGCCGAGCCTCGCCCGCAGGGCCGAAGCCACCGGGATGGGCGCACCGGCCGATGCGGGCGCGAGCGGCTGGGCTCCGGCATCGACCGTGGGGACGGCCACCGCCGGGCCCACCTTGGCCCTCGATGGCGTCGTCGTCACGATCGGCCTGGGCGCACTGCGCGTGAGGAACCCGGGCACGATGTCGAAGATGTCGAGGGTGAGGTAGCCCGCGAGCAGCACGACGACCGCCGCGACCGCAGCGAGGAAGCGACGCACTCGACCCCCTCGGCACAGGACTTGCGTCATACGGAACACTTGGCGGCGAGCCTAGGTCATTCAGGGCGCGGACAAACGGAAGGGGCAGCGTCGTGGACTTCGACGTCACCATCGAGATTCCCCAGGGCCATCGCAACAAGTACGAGGTCGACCACGAGACCGGACGCATCCGCCTCGACCGGCTCCTGTTCACCTCGACGCGCTACCCCGCCGACTACGGCTACGTCGAGGACAGCCTCGGCGAGGACGGCGACCCGCTCGACGCCCTGGTCCTGCTCGAGGAGCCGACCTTCCCCGGCTGCCTCGTGCGCGCCCGTCCGATCGGCATGTTCCACATGCGCGACGAGGCCGGCGGCGACGACAAGATCCTGTGCGTGCCCGCCGGCGACCCGCGTCAGGCACACATCACCGAGCTCGAGCAGGTCAGCGAGTTCGACCGCCTCGAGATCCAGCACTTCTTCGAGACCTACAAGGACCTCGAGCCCGGCAAGTCCGTCGAGGGCGCTCACTGGGCCGGCCGCGAGGAGTCCGAGCGGGTGGTGCGTGAGTCCATCGAGCGGGCCCGGCAGGCCGGCATGACCACGGCCCGGTGGCGTATGCCGGACGTCGCGGCGCTGCCGATGTCCGACGCCGAGCCGCCCACCGCCTGAGCCGCCTCAGGCGTGCGCGGCGCTGATCAGGGTCGGCCGCCGTACGGCAGCAGGTCGTACCGGTAGATGCTGGCGATGCGGACATCCGCGCCAGTGTGCGGAGCCTCGATCATCTGGCCGTTGCCGATGTAGAGCCCCACGTGGTGGCTGGACGGCCCGTCCGTGCCGTAGAAGACGAGGTCACCAGGGCGAAGATCGCTGATCGCCACCCGCGCGGTCTGGTCCCACTGCGCCCCGGTGTAGTGAGGCAGGCTCACGCCGGCCTGCTGCCAGGCCCGCATCGTCAGGCCCGAGCAGTCGAAGGCGTCCGGTCCGGCCGCGCCCCACCCGTAGGGCTTGCCCAGCTGGGCGTAGGCGTAGGACAGGACCGCGGAGGACCCGCCGCTCTGGGGCGGCGGCGCCTGGACCACGGGGGCGGGGTCAGGCGCCGGGTTCGACGGACCGGGGTTCGAGGACTGCTGGGCGGCGGCACGTGCCGCGGCCTGAGCAGCGGCCTGCTGCGCGGCGGCCGCCTGGGCGGCGGCACGGGCCGCCTCCTGGCGCGCGGCGGCGCGCGCCGCGGCATCCCGAGCCGCCTGCGCGCGCGCTGCGGCCAGGCGCGCCTGGCGAGCGGCCTCAGCGGCGGCGGCCCGGGCCGCCGCGGCGGCGGCGAGCCCGTTCTGACGCTGCTGCTCCAGCGCCACCGAGGTCTTGCGCAGCGTGGCGAGCTTGGCGACCAGGGACTGCTGCTGCTTCTGGATCTGCGTCGCCGCGACCTGGGCCTGGTCGGCCAGGGCCTGCGCGGCATCGCGCGCCTGCTGGGCCTGTACGGCGGCCTTGGCCTGCTCGGCCTGGGCTTGTGCGGCCTGGCGCTTCATCATGTCCGCGACGATCGAGGTCGCGGACGCCTTCTGGAGGGTGCGAGCGCGGGCGTCCCCGACCGCCTGGAGGCCGGTGGCGCGGTCCATCATGTCCTGCGGGCCGGTGCTGGACAGGAAGGCGTCGAGCTCCCCGAGGTTGCCACCCTGCTGGTACACGATCGCGGCATAACGGCGGACCACGAGACTGGCGGCATCGGCGACGGTCTGAGCCTGGGCGGCGCGCTTCTGCGTGGCTGCGGTCTCCGCCTTGCGCTGGGAGAGCCGGTAGAGCGCGCCGTTGTACTCCTCGCCGGCGGCCGCGGCGCGGTCCTGGACATCGGCCAACCGGGCGCTTGCCGCGGCGTACTGGGCGTCGAGGCTGGCGATCTGGCCAGCGGCGCCGGCCACCGCGGCCTTGGCGCTGTCGACCTGCTGCTGCGAGGGGAACACCGGACCGGGGTCTGCCGACGCGGCGAGGGGAGGAGACGGAGGCGAGCACGCCGACGAGCGCGACGGCGGCAACCCCGCGGGTGGCGCGGGCGGCAGGGGTCCGTGGCACGGGAAATGCCTCTCGATCTCGGGTACTGGCAGCCGCATGAGACTAAGGCGCAGTTTTCACTCCGAACACTCCCGTCACAAAAATCCCACCGCAAACGGGCGTCTCCACGAAATGACACCACTGTGGTTTCGCGAGTTACACGGATGTTTTTCAGCAGGCAGCGAGGCGGATTCGATCAGGTGTCCAGCGTCGGTCACAACTCGATAACGAAATCCGCGTTTTCGCAGGTCAGAGCCCCAGAACCGGCGGAAAGCCGGTCCTGCCAGCCAACCCCAAATGCCCGAGTTCTCCGGCCGTTTCGATCGCCACGAACCGCGAGCCGTCGCTCAGGGGACGATCGACTGCCCGGCCCGCAGCGCGGCATACGCCTCGGGGTCGCTCTCCTGCAGGCCCCGCCGCGCCTTGTGGCGGTAGCGCAGGATCTGCACGACGCCCAGGGTCCACACGAGGTACTGGGCCGACATGGCGACCCGGAAGCTGTCGACGGTGTAGGTCGTGGGACCGCCCGGGGCCACGCGGTCGAGGATGAACCCGATCAGGGTCACCGTCGACAGCGAGGCCAGGAAGCCGCCGACGTTGACGATTCCCGTCGCGCTGCCCAGCCGCGTCGGCGGGTTGAAGGTGCGGGCGAGGTCGAAGCCGACGAGCGAGCCGGGCCCACCGACGGCAGTGACCAGGACGAGCACCACGAGCAGCGGCAACGGAGCCCGGCCCGGCCAGAGCAGGACGACTCCCCACACCGTCATGATCGCCACCACGATGCCCAGGATGAGGGTCGAGCGGGAGAAGGGGTACTTGGTGATGAAGCCCCCGATCACTGGGCTGGTGATGACGGTGGTCACCGTCATGAGCATGAGCAGCGTGCCGGCGGTGGAGGGCGAAAGCCCTTGGCCCGCAACGAGAAACGGGTAACCCCACAGCAAGGCGAACACGGTGGCGCCGAACTGCGCCGAGAAGTGCGACCACAGGCCGAGCCGGGTGCCGGGGGTGCGCCAGGCGGCCCGCACGCCCCGGGCGATCGCCCGGACCTTGATCTGGTCGAGCTCGTGGTCGGGGTTGGGCGAGTCCCGCACGAGAAGGAGGACCAGCAGGGCGAACAACACGCCGGCGGCGGCCGAGCTGGCGTAGGACGGGGTCCAACCCCAGCGGTGCAGCGCGTAGACCAGGGGCGAGGCGGCCATCAGCGCACCGAGCTGGCCGGACAGCCCGGTCAGCTGGGACAGCATGGGAATGCGCAGCGGTGGGAACCACAGGGCCACGATGCGCAGCAGGGGGATGAACACCATCGAGTCGCCGATCCCGATGAACACGCGGGCGGCGACCCCCTCGGCAAAGGTCGTCGCGAAGGCGAAGGCGAACTGGGCCACCGTCATGGCGAGCACCCCGCAGAGCAGGAGGCGCTTGGGGCCGAACCGGTCGAGCAACGCCCCGACAGGGATCTGCATCGCGGCGTAGACGAACAGCTGCACCATGGTGAAGATCGACAGCTGGGTCGCGGCGATGTGGAACCGCTCGGTCGCCAGCAGCCCGGCCACGCCGAGGGAGGACCGGTTGAACACGGCGAGGATGTAGATCGCGAGCGCGCTCACGTAGACGATCCACGCCTGGCGACCACCGAGTGGGAACTGGCGGTCGCGGCGGGTCACCGGCACATTGTCGCGTATGCCGCCGGTGCCGCTGCGCGCCGGCTCAGGGACCCGTCGGCGTGGGGACCGCGAGGTGCTCGGCGAGCCCGGCGCGGCCCGAACGCATCATCCAGGCATGGTTGGCGCGCAGGAGTGGGCCGGTCACCGCGGCGGTGCGTGCGAGCAGCCGCGGGGTCACCGCCGCCTCCTGGGCGAACTCCGCCACGGACCCCCGTGCTGGTCGGGGCGCACCACCCACTGGCACCACCCCTCGAGGTCGCCGTGGACTGCCACCCGCAGCACGCCCGCGTCGGCGTCCTGGACCTCGCGCCGCAGCACGAGCTCGAGCGTGTACGGCAGGAAGCTGCGGATCGCCGTGCGTCCCGACTCGTCGTCGATCCGCTCGGCGGTGCGCACCTGCGGCCACCACGCGGCATACCGCTCGACGTCGGCGAGGGCGTCGAAGACGCGGTGGGCCGGGGCCTCGATGGCCCACTCGTGGTGGAAGCGGAAGGTGCGCACACGTCCATTGTCGGGGTGCCCGTGGGGCGCCGAGTACATTCGGCTCGTGGAGTACTTCACCCGTGCGGGCCTGACCTTCGACGTCACCGACTCCGGCCCCACGGATGGCGAGGTGATCATCCTGCTCCATGGCTGGCCCCAGGACCGCCATGCCTTCGACCGGCTCATCCCCCTGCTCACGGCAGCCGGCTACCGCGCGCTCGCCTTCGACCAGCGTGGCTACTCGCCGGGCGCCCAGCCCAAGCCGCTCGCGGCCTATGCCATGGCCGAGCTCGTCGAGGACGTGATCGCCCTGGCCGACGCCGTGCCTGCGGAGCGGGTGCACCTCGTGGGCCACGACTGGGGCGGTGCGGTGGCCTGGGCTGTCGCCGAGCGCTTCCCGGACAAGCTGGCGTCGCTCACCGTGTTGTCGACGCCCCACCCCCGCGCGATGGCGGCGGCGTGGCAGCACCCGGAACAGCTCGCCAAGAGCTGGTACATGCTGGCCTTCCAGGCGCCGGTCCTGCCCGAGCTCGTCCTGAGGTCGACGCTCGGCATCGTGCTGCGGCGCAGCGGCCTCGACGCAGAGGACGCCGACGGGTATGCCGCCCGGTTCCGCCGTCCCGGCCGGGCGAGCGGGGGTCTGGCCTGGTATCGCGCGATGGGTCTCTCGGAGGTGAAGCACCTCGGAAAGTCGTTGCGCCGCAACGCCACCACGGATTCTGGTGGCGACTCCCTGATCACCGTACCCACAACCTTCGTGTGGGGAAACCAGGACGTCGCCCTGGGGCGCCACGCCGCCACGGAGACCGCCCGCTGGGTGTCCGGAGACTACCGGTTCGTCGAGCTCGAGGCGGGTCACTGGCTGCCGGAGACCCGTCCCCATGACGTCGCGTCGGCGATCCTGCACCGGACGCGCGGGGAACGCGCCCCGAGGGGGAACGGCTGAGCGCGTCGGCCAGGCTCCCCGACCCCGCCCTGGTCGTCCTGGTCGGCGCTGGCGGCTCGGGCAAGTCCACCTGGGCGGCTGAGCACTACCGCGCGCAGGAAGTCGTCTCCTCGGACGCCCTGCGGGCCGTCGTGGGCAGCGGGGAGGGCGATCTCGACGCCTCCGCCGACGCGTTCGCCGTCCTGGAGCAGATCATCACCGCCCGCCTGCGCCGCGGACTCACCGTCGTCGTCGACACTCTGGGGCTCGACCCCGCGCAACGAAGCCGACACCTCGCGCTGGGCCGTGCCGCCGGACTTCCTTGTGTTGCAGTCCTTTTCGACACCCCACCCGCCGTGTGCCGTGAGCGCAACGCCCAGCGCGACCGCCCGGTCCCTGCGGCCGCGCTCGGTCGACAGCTCGCTCAGGCCGCAGCGGCTCGGGACCAGCTGGAGGGCGAGGCCTGGGACTGGGTCGCGGTGATCGAGCCGGAGGTCGGCGACCCGGCGGGGACGCCCACTCCGACGACAGCGACGCAGACCCGCGACGACTCACGCCCGCTGGACGTGGTGCTCCAGATCGGCCGCTTCCCCTGGCGGGAGGACCCGGCCGGGTGGTTGCGGTCGATCGCCCTGGCTGCCGACGAGGCCGGGTTCTCGGGACTGGCGTTGATGGACCACCTGATCCAGATCCCGCAGGTGGACCGCGCCTGGGAACCGATCCCCGAGCCGTGGGTCACCCTCGGGCTGGTCGCCGGGCTCGACACGGACCTGCGCCTCGGCACCCTGGTCTCGCCGGTCACCTTCAGGCAGCCCGGGATCATCGCGAAAACCGTTGCCACTCTTGACGTGCTGTCCGGTGGGAGGGCCTTCCTCGGCTTGGGGGCCGGCTGGTGGGAGCGTGAGCACCTGGCGTTCGGGATCGAGTTCCCGCCCGTCGCCGAGCGGCTCGACCAGCTGGAGCTGTGCATCGAGACCGTCCGCGCGCTCTGGGCGAAGGGGACCAAGGCTCACACCGGCAGCCGCGTCTCGCTCCCCGAGACCACGGCATACCCGCGCCCAGTGGGCCAGCCCGAGATCATCGTCGGGGGTAGTGGCGAGCGGCGGACCCTACGGATTGCGGCGCAGCTGGCCGATGCCTGCAACCTGCCGAGCGAGCTGGGTGTGCTCGACCACAAGATGGACGTGCTCCGACGCCACTGCCTGGAGGTGGGCCGCGATCCCGACGAGGTCGCCATCACCGTGCTCGACCTGCCGGTCGTCGGCACGGATCGCGACGACACGTGGCGACGGGTCGAACGGTTGCGCGGTCGGACCGCGGCGGCGAGTTTCGCCGAGCGCCACCACGCCGGCGACGCGGCCCACCACCGCGACCGCTACCGCGCCCTGGCCGACCGGGGCGTGCGCACGGTGTTCCTCGCAGTCGGCGATCTCGACACGGCTGAGGACATCGCCCGGCTGGCCCCGGTGCTCGACCTCGCGTAGGGCGGGCAGGTGGGGCGCGCCGGAGCCCGGCAGCCTCGAGGGCGCCGGGCTCCGGGCGGTCCCGGGGTTAGCTCAGACTGGCGTGGCCACGCCAGTGAGCTGGGTCAGCGCGAACTCGGTGATCCGGACAAGCGCCTGCTTGGCCGACTCCCGGTCGCGCGCGTCGACGGTGATGACGGGGATGTGCGAGGGGATGGCGAGGGCCTCACGGATCTCCTCGGCACCGAACTGCTGGGCGTCGTCGAACTGGTTGAGGGCGACGATGAAGGGCAGGCCCTTGGCCTCGAAGTAGTCGACGGCCGCGAACGAGTCGTCCAGACGCCGGGTGTCGACCAGGACCACGGCACCGATGGCCCCGGTGACCAGGTCGTCCCACATGAACCAGAAGCGCCGCTGGCCCGGTGTGCCGAACAGGTAGAGCACGAGGTTCTCGGCCAGCGTGATGCGCCCGAAGTCCATGGCCACCGTGGTCGTCTGCTTCTGCTGGACCTTGGAGATG includes these proteins:
- a CDS encoding alpha/beta fold hydrolase, translated to MEYFTRAGLTFDVTDSGPTDGEVIILLHGWPQDRHAFDRLIPLLTAAGYRALAFDQRGYSPGAQPKPLAAYAMAELVEDVIALADAVPAERVHLVGHDWGGAVAWAVAERFPDKLASLTVLSTPHPRAMAAAWQHPEQLAKSWYMLAFQAPVLPELVLRSTLGIVLRRSGLDAEDADGYAARFRRPGRASGGLAWYRAMGLSEVKHLGKSLRRNATTDSGGDSLITVPTTFVWGNQDVALGRHAATETARWVSGDYRFVELEAGHWLPETRPHDVASAILHRTRGERAPRGNG
- a CDS encoding D-alanyl-D-alanine carboxypeptidase/D-alanyl-D-alanine-endopeptidase, translated to MRRFLAAVAAVVVLLAGYLTLDIFDIVPGFLTRSAPRPIVTTTPSRAKVGPAVAVPTVDAGAQPLAPASAGAPIPVASALRARLGGALTDPALGPHPGFVVRDAFTGQELLSVDADRPRVAASTAKLLTALAVVTTLDPHATLPTTVVQGATPREIVLVAGGDTMLAPGAGNPAAVEGHAGLADLASQVATALQAAGTSSVTLRLDTTYAAGPRWAPGWPQADVYAGYTGGVSMLGLAGQRAVPGKPAPRDPEAAVAHAFVAALGRLGITATLAPEATWSTPTVAGAPVLGTVQSAPIGDVLSLALDDSDNALTEGLARQAAVKAKLGASFAAAVALVKQKATAEGVDLTGVTLRDSSGLTAGQAIPPSVLADVLQLGTDGSVPALQDIVARLPVAGLSGTLHDRFLAKSTHVVAGIARAKTGTLTGASAMAGTVVDADGRVLSYVAVADGIPAGVGTLNARAALDRFVAALATCGCR
- a CDS encoding NlpC/P60 family protein; protein product: MFPSQQQVDSAKAAVAGAAGQIASLDAQYAAASARLADVQDRAAAAGEEYNGALYRLSQRKAETAATQKRAAQAQTVADAASLVVRRYAAIVYQQGGNLGELDAFLSSTGPQDMMDRATGLQAVGDARARTLQKASATSIVADMMKRQAAQAQAEQAKAAVQAQQARDAAQALADQAQVAATQIQKQQQSLVAKLATLRKTSVALEQQRQNGLAAAAAARAAAAEAARQARLAAARAQAARDAAARAAARQEAARAAAQAAAAQQAAAQAAARAAAQQSSNPGPSNPAPDPAPVVQAPPPQSGGSSAVLSYAYAQLGKPYGWGAAGPDAFDCSGLTMRAWQQAGVSLPHYTGAQWDQTARVAISDLRPGDLVFYGTDGPSSHHVGLYIGNGQMIEAPHTGADVRIASIYRYDLLPYGGRP
- a CDS encoding ATP/GTP-binding protein — protein: MDYAPSNRSASTKIVVAGGFGVGKTTFVGAVSEIDPLRTEALVTQESEGQDDISKVQQKQTTTVAMDFGRITLAENLVLYLFGTPGQRRFWFMWDDLVTGAIGAVVLVDTRRLDDSFAAVDYFEAKGLPFIVALNQFDDAQQFGAEEIREALAIPSHIPVITVDARDRESAKQALVRITEFALTQLTGVATPV
- a CDS encoding LLM class flavin-dependent oxidoreductase; translation: MVGAGGSGKSTWAAEHYRAQEVVSSDALRAVVGSGEGDLDASADAFAVLEQIITARLRRGLTVVVDTLGLDPAQRSRHLALGRAAGLPCVAVLFDTPPAVCRERNAQRDRPVPAAALGRQLAQAAAARDQLEGEAWDWVAVIEPEVGDPAGTPTPTTATQTRDDSRPLDVVLQIGRFPWREDPAGWLRSIALAADEAGFSGLALMDHLIQIPQVDRAWEPIPEPWVTLGLVAGLDTDLRLGTLVSPVTFRQPGIIAKTVATLDVLSGGRAFLGLGAGWWEREHLAFGIEFPPVAERLDQLELCIETVRALWAKGTKAHTGSRVSLPETTAYPRPVGQPEIIVGGSGERRTLRIAAQLADACNLPSELGVLDHKMDVLRRHCLEVGRDPDEVAITVLDLPVVGTDRDDTWRRVERLRGRTAAASFAERHHAGDAAHHRDRYRALADRGVRTVFLAVGDLDTAEDIARLAPVLDLA
- a CDS encoding nitrate/nitrite transporter; this encodes MTRRDRQFPLGGRQAWIVYVSALAIYILAVFNRSSLGVAGLLATERFHIAATQLSIFTMVQLFVYAAMQIPVGALLDRFGPKRLLLCGVLAMTVAQFAFAFATTFAEGVAARVFIGIGDSMVFIPLLRIVALWFPPLRIPMLSQLTGLSGQLGALMAASPLVYALHRWGWTPSYASSAAAGVLFALLVLLLVRDSPNPDHELDQIKVRAIARGVRAAWRTPGTRLGLWSHFSAQFGATVFALLWGYPFLVAGQGLSPSTAGTLLMLMTVTTVITSPVIGGFITKYPFSRSTLILGIVVAIMTVWGVVLLWPGRAPLPLLVVLVLVTAVGGPGSLVGFDLARTFNPPTRLGSATGIVNVGGFLASLSTVTLIGFILDRVAPGGPTTYTVDSFRVAMSAQYLVWTLGVVQILRYRHKARRGLQESDPEAYAALRAGQSIVP
- a CDS encoding inorganic diphosphatase — encoded protein: MDFDVTIEIPQGHRNKYEVDHETGRIRLDRLLFTSTRYPADYGYVEDSLGEDGDPLDALVLLEEPTFPGCLVRARPIGMFHMRDEAGGDDKILCVPAGDPRQAHITELEQVSEFDRLEIQHFFETYKDLEPGKSVEGAHWAGREESERVVRESIERARQAGMTTARWRMPDVAALPMSDAEPPTA
- a CDS encoding SRPBCC family protein; translated protein: MRTFRFHHEWAIEAPAHRVFDALADVERYAAWWPQVRTAERIDDESGRTAIRSFLPYTLELVLRREVQDADAGVLRVAVHGDLEGWCQWVVRPDQHGGPWRSSPRRRR